A window from Plodia interpunctella isolate USDA-ARS_2022_Savannah chromosome 2, ilPloInte3.2, whole genome shotgun sequence encodes these proteins:
- the kcc gene encoding solute carrier family 12 member 4 isoform X3 codes for MSERFKVTKHEEPSGKTYKNYGATSAESDVELKGKLLPDSGDTDEHGLPAQKDKGCDTNLYLYHEEIEDRPRAATFLSSLADYSNTIPTASAADPDAAKPAPPARMGTLIGVYLPCIQNIFGVILFIRLTWVVGTAGAIQGFLIVLTCCCTTMLTAISMSAIATNGVVPAGGSYFMIGRSLGPECGGAVGMLFYTGTTLAAAMYIVGAVEIVLTYMAPSLSIFGDFTKDPEAMYNNFRVYGTGLLIVMGMVVFVGVKFVNKFATIALACVILSISAVYAGIFVNFNGNDKLQMCILGKRLLKDIHISDCAKNITGPLYKLFCPNNTCDPYFLAHNVSIVKGIKGLSSGVFFDNLEDSFLQLGQYIAYGKEPDDIEQMERPTYNQVYADLTTTFTILIGIFFPSVTGIMAGSNRSGDLADAQKSIPIGTICAILTTSTVYLSCVLLFAGTVDNLLLRDKFGQSIGGKLVVANMAWPNEWVILIGSFLSTLGAGLQSLTGAPRLLQAIAKDEIIPFLAPFAVSSSRGEPTRALLLTMLICQCGILLGNVDILAPLLSMFFLMCYGFVNLACALQTLLKTPNWRPRFKYYHWSLSLAGLTLCISIMFMTSWFYALIAMGMAGLIYKYIEYRGAEKEWGDGLRGLALSAARYSLLRLEEGPPHTKNWRPQVLVLAKMNTDLKPTYRKMLAFASQLKAGKGLTVCVSVISGDYTRLSSEALSAKQNLRKCMEDEKLKGFVDVLVAPNIADGLSHFVQTCGLGGLKPNTVIVGWPYGWRHSEEMPVSEPKWHGFLHTVRAVAAARMALLVPKGINFFPDSTEKISGNIDIWWIVHDGGMLMLLPFLLKQHRTWKNCKMRIFTVAQMEDNSIQMKKDLKMFLYQLRIEAEVEVVEMTDSDISAYTYERTLMMEQRNQMLRELRLNKKETLGMVQAIVDHHHADVKTASKVRFAEPGAETAEDAPSPPLSDAEDKDKDRDDKDDFRSSLLHIIDSMWDSDERSQCEGDVSPPPEPDKHKENNPNGDTLKPKPNMADITPDEGTVRRMHTAVKLNEVIVTRSHDSQLVILNLPGPPRDTKFERESNYMEFLEVLTEGLEKVLMVRGGGREVITIYS; via the exons GAAGAAATCGAGGACAGACCTCGTGCGGCGACGTTCCTCAGTTCCCTGGCGGACTACTCCAACACGATCCCGACAGCATCCGCGGCCGACCCCGACGCCGCCAAGCCCGCGCCGCCCGCGCGCATGGGCACCCTCATCGGCGTCTACCTACCCTGCATCCAGAACATCTTCGGCGTCATCCTCTTCATCCGTCTCACCTGGGTCGTCGGCACCGCCGGAGCTATACAAGGCTTCCTCATTGTGCTCACGTGTTGTTGTACG ACGATGTTAACAGCGATATCGATGTCTGCGATCGCGACGAACGGCGTAGTGCCGGCTGGTGGGTCTTACTTCATGATCGGCCGCTCGCTGGGCCCCGAGTGCGGGGGCGCGGTCGGCATGCTCTTCTACACCGGGACGACGCTGGCTGCGGCTATGTATATCGTCGGTGCTGTCGAGATCGTGCTG ACATACATGGCCCCCTCATTGTCCATCTTCGGCGACTTCACCAAGGACCCCGAGGCGATGTACAACAACTTCAGGGTGTACGGCACGGGGCTGCTCATCGTCATGGGCATGGTGGTGTTCGTGGGAGTCAAGTTTGTGAACAAGTTCGCCACTATTGCGCTCGCTTGCGTCATATTGTCCATTTCTGCAGTCTACGCTGGCATCTTCGTTAACTTCAATGGAAATGACAAACTTCA AATGTGTATCCTGGGCAAACGGTTACTGAAAGATATCCATATTAGCGATTGCGCAAAGAATATCACCGGCCCGCTGTACAAACTCTTCTGTCCTAACAACACTTGCGATCCTTACTTCTTGGCTCACAACGTTAGCATCGTAAAAGGAATTAAG GGATTATCAAGCGGTGTATTTTTCGATAACTTGGAAGACTCATTCTTGCAATTAGGGCAATACATTGCATATGGAAAGGAGCCAGATGATATCGAACAAATGGAGAGACCAACATATAATCAAGTTTACGCTGACCTCACGACAACTTTTACGATTCTTATCGGAATCTTCTTTCCATCAGTAACTG GTATAATGGCTGGCTCCAATCGATCTGGAGACTTGGCAGACGCACAAAAGAGCATCCCGATCGGGACCATCTGCGCCATCCTTACTACCTCGACCGTATATCTCTCCTGTGTATTGCTGTTCGCCGGGACTGTGGACAATTTGCTCCTCCGTGACAA GTTTGGCCAATCTATTGGAGGGAAGCTTGTGGTAGCTAACATGGCATGGCCAAACGAGTGGGTAATTTTGATTGGCTCCTTCCTATCGACACTTGGAGCCGGATTGCAATCTTTGACCGGAGCACCCCGTCTCCTTCAAGCCATTGCAAAGGATGAGATCATACCGTTCTTGGCCCCATTTGCCGTTTCATCTAGCAGGGGCGAACCTACAAG GGCCCTTCTGCTAACGATGTTGATCTGCCAATGCGGTATCTTACTGGGTAACGTTGACATCCTCGCGCCATTGCTTTCTATGTTCTTCCTCATGTGCTACGGATTCGTCAATCTGGCGTGCGCCTTGCAAACTCTTCTGAAGACTCCTAACTGGCGTCCAAGATTTAAGTATTACCACTG GTCTCTATCTCTTGCTGGTCTGACGCTGTGTATCTCGATCATGTTCATGACGTCATGGTTCTATGCTCTTATTGCTATGGGAATGGCTGGccttatttacaaatacatcGAATATCGCGG agcGGAGAAGGAATGGGGTGACGGCCTCCGAGGTTTGGCTTTGTCAGCGGCTCGATACTCCCTGCTGCGCCTGGAAGAAGGTCCTCCCCATACCAAGAACTGGCGGCCGCAGGTGCTCGTGCTGGCTAAAATGAACACTGATCTCAAACCGACCTACCGCAAGATGCTGGCATTCGCCAGTCAACTCAAAGCTG GCAAGGGTTTGACGGTATGCGTGTCTGTGATATCCGGCGATTACACTCGGCTGTCGAGCGAGGCTCTCAGTGCCAAGCAGAACTTACGCAAATGCATGGAGGACGAGAAGCTGAAGGGATTCGTGGATGTATTAGTGGCACCCAACATCGCTGATGGACTCAGTCATTT cGTACAAACTTGTGGTTTGGGAGGACTAAAGCCCAACACCGTGATCGTTGGCTGGCCATACGGCTGGCGGCATTCTGAGGAGATGCCTGTCAGCGAGCCCAAGTGGCACGGTTTCCTGCACACCGTCCGTGCCGTGGCTGCCGCTCGTATGGCCCTACTGGTACCCAAAGGAATCAACTTCTTCCCTGACTCGACTGAGAAG ATATCAGGCAACATCGACATCTGGTGGATCGTGCACGACGGCGGCATGCTAATGCTGCTGCCGTTCCTGCTGAAGCAGCACCGCACCTGGAAGAACTGCAAGATGCGCATCTTCACCGTAGCACAAATGGAAGACAATTCTATCCAGATGAAGAAGGACCTCAAGATGTTCCTCTATCAACTCCGAATTGAAGCCGAAGTCGAAGTTGTTGAGATG ACGGACAGCGACATATCCGCGTACACATACGAGCGCACGCTGATGATGGAACAGCGCAACCAGATGCTGCGAGAGCTCCGGCTCAACAAGAAGGAGACGCTTGGCATG GTTCAAGCAATAGTGGACCACCACCATGCAGACGTGAAGACCGCCAGCAAGGTACGGTTCGCGGAGCCCGGCGCTGAGACGGCAGAAGACGCCCCCTCTCCACCACTCTCTGATGCCGAGGACAAAGACAAGGACAGAGATGACAAG GACGACTTTCGGAGTAGTTTGTTGCACATAATCGATTCAATGTGGGACTCCGATGAACGGTCGCAGTGCGAGGGCGACGTCTCGCCGCCGCCTGAACCAGACAAGCACAAGGAGAACAACCCCAATGGAGACACGCTCAAACCCAAACCCAACATGGCCGATATCACACC TGACGAAGGCACAGTGCGGCGGATGCACACAGCGGTGAAGCTGAACGAAGTGATCGTGACACGCTCGCACGACTCCCAGCTTGTCATACTGAACCTGCCTGGCCCGCCCAGGGACACTAAATTTGAGAGGGAGTCCAATT ATATGGAGTTTCTAGAGGTGCTGACAGAGGGCCTGGAGAAGGTGCTGATGGTTCGTGGAGGCGGTCGCGAGGTGATCACCATCTACTCGTGA